Proteins encoded within one genomic window of Strix uralensis isolate ZFMK-TIS-50842 chromosome 32, bStrUra1, whole genome shotgun sequence:
- the DCST1 gene encoding E3 ubiquitin-protein ligase DCST1: MAPAREYLAVTEAPRKEKPPNTTLKRVVVSLLPALCSRFLWSRPDQYRSSKFFLGAGVGTLLGLGLSQLLIVPMNIMETRKLQLSGVLTGLTALGWATSPHFRCASLLMGPKFLGKEGRVYILSFVLAAIYNGPVANVWHNLEEVTRSLGCVAELQVNHSRQLWRVTMAPMRGVMEDMVRSGQTLNTEMQNISRAFIALNEEVASEAGYDLRQQPQLNPRSATSTQQLYERKTKLRCNYVIELGMKRCRDWFSKKHDVCMAQVRVPIVSHFVCLPMKFTFLCNIVQVMRSWCQDRIPVDGNFGQMYDMVNHSVSNLSQDFSSEVVLQEEHREMMSGINVSAEQLMEEVTSHVRQHGARLNRVVSFFRLLLSYTFLLVFISAFSYTKRYCQDICFDNLYITTYFHQIDARRRKQHKRTLLPLHPAELSAVIFPCRLTVQAPELRNLVLELLECIPPLLLLLLSCGLDHVLFTMLSIIQQHSFVQYSFHSSHHLSVQVTGTSLMARLLRSTVGALNTSSDTQLETSNFACLPQPRGMRRQQYVGSCLPLAVLVLFCLAQAYTYRLRRAIAAFYFPKREKSRVLYLYNKLLRQRQSFVRRQRKRIARRERHRPGLGMSLLQRWPWLRRWMRRSCTVCGTPETPRHRVCPAAACGAPYCGWCWREAGGTCLACTPGEHGLSQDSSEEDAGYAA, from the exons ATGGCCCCTGCGCGAGAGTACTTGGCTGTGACAGAGGCACCCAGGAAGGAGAAGCCCCCCAACACGA CCCTGAAGCGAGTGGTGGTCTCGCTGCTGCCCGCCCTGTGCAGCCGGTTCCTCTGGAGCCGGCCAGACCAGTACCGCAGCAGCAAGTTCTTCCTGGGCGCCGGCGTCGGGACCCTCCTTGGCCTCG GGCTCTCCCAGCTCCTCATCGTCCCCATGAACATCATGGAGACGCGCAAGCTGCAGCTCTCCGGCGTGCTGACGG ggctgacTGCCTTGGGCTGGGCCACGTCCCCCCACTTTCGCTGTGCCAGCCTGCTCATGGGCCCCAAATTCCTGGGCAAGGAGGGTCGAGTCTACATTCTCTCCTTTGTCCTCGCTGCCATCTACAATG GGCCCGTGGCCAACGTCTGGCACAACCTGGAGGAGGTGACGCGCTCGCTGGGCTGCGTGGCGGAGCTGCAGGTCAACCACAGCCGCCAGCTCTGGCGGGTGACGATGGCCCCCATGCGCGGGGTGATGGAGGACATGGTG CGGAGCGGGCAGACGCTGAACACGGAGATGCAGAACATCTCACGCGCCTTCATAGCGCTGAACGAGGAGGTGGCCAGCGAGGCGGGGTACGACCTGCGCCAGCAGCCGCAGCTGAACCCCCGCTCggccaccagcacccagcagctgtACGAGAGGAAAACTAAACTGCGCTGCAACT ATGTGATCGAGTTGGGCATGAAGCGCTGCCGGGACTGGTTCAGCAAGAAGCACGACGTTTGCATGGCCCAAGTGCGCGTGCCCATCGTCAGCCACTTCGTCTGCCTGCCCATGAAGTTCACTTTCCTCTGCAACATCGTCCAGG TCATGCGCAGCTGGTGCCAGGACAGGATCCCTGTGGATGGCAACTTCGGGCAGATGTACGACATGGTGAACCACTCCGTCAGCAACCTCAGCCAGGATTTCAGCTCCGAGGTCGTTTTACAG GAGGAGCACCGTGAGATGATGTCGGGCATCAACGTCTCGGCGGagcagctgatggaggaggtgacCTCGCACGTGCGGCAGCACGGTGCCCGCCTGAACCGGGTCGTCTCCTTCTTCCGCCTGCTGCTCTCCTACACCTTCCTCCTCGTCTTCATCTC GGCTTTCTCCTACACCAAGCGGTACTGCCAGGACATCTGCTTCGACAACCTCTACATCACCACCTACTTCCACCAAATCGATGCTCGCCGCAGAAAGCAG CACAAGCGGACGCTGCTGCCCCTGCACCCAGCAGAGCTCTCGGCCGTCATCTTCCCGTGTCGCCTGACCGTGCAGGCACCCGAGCTGCGGAACTTG gtgctggagctgctggagtgCATCCCAccgctgctcctcctcctcctctcctgcgGCCTGGACCACGTGCTCTTCACCATGCTCAGCATCATCCAGCAGCACTCCTTCGTGCAGTACTCCTTCCACA GCAGCCACCACTTGTCCGTGCAGGTGACAGGGACGTCCCTGATGGCTCGGCTCCTGAGAAGCACCGTTGGGGCCCTCAACACCTCCTCCGACACCCAGCTGGAGACGTCCAACTTCG CCTGCCTGCCGCAGCCGCGGGGCATGAGGAGGCAGCAGTAcgtgggcagctgcctgcccctggctgtgctggtgctgttcTGCCTGGCCCAGGCCTACACGTACCGCCTGCGCCGCGCCATCGCCGCCTTCTACTTCCCCAAG CGGGAGAAGAGCCGCGTGCTTTACCTCTACAACAAGCTGCTGCGGCAGCGGCAGAGCTTCGTCCGGCGGCAGCGGAAACGCATCGCCCGGCGTGAACGGCACCGCCCGGGATTG GGGATGTCGTTGCTGCAGCGTTGGCCGTGGCTGCGCCGCTGGATGCGCCGGAGCTGCACAGTGTGCGGGACCCCCGAGACCCCCCGGCATCGGGTTTGCCCCGCGGCGGCCTGCGGAGCCCCGTACTGCGGGTGGTGCTggagggaggcggggggcacGTGCCTCGCCTGCACCCCCGGGGAGCACGGCCTCTCCCAGGACAGCAGCGAGGAGGATGCAGGGTACGCGGCCTGA